From a region of the Kwoniella mangroviensis CBS 8507 chromosome 1 map unlocalized Ctg01, whole genome shotgun sequence genome:
- a CDS encoding mitochondria fission 1 protein yields MPTELPYAAEAETSLGYEELHVLKTQYYKEIEQGHVTTQSKFNYGWGLVKSGSAEYQTEGVKLLQEIYSASPAHRRECTYYIAVGYYKLKNYAYAKRFNDLLLSVEPENMQAQSLRTLIDQAVQRDGYIGMGLIAGAAAVTGLIVAGLVKRSRR; encoded by the exons ATGCCTACCGAATTGCCATACGCAGCTGAAGCCGAGACTTCCTTGGGCTACGAGGAACTACAT GTATTGAAGACGCAGTATTATAAGGAGATCGAACAGGGTCATGTGACTACTCAGAGTAAATTCAattatg GCTGGGGTCTAGTCAAATCGGGTAGTGCAGAGTATCAAACGGAAGGTGTGAAATTACTACAAG AGATATATTCCGCTTCACCCGCTCACCGAAGGGAATGCACGTATTACATCGCCGTGGGGTATTACAAGTTGAAGAATTACGCGTATGCCAAGAGGTTCAATG ACCTCTTATTATCCGTCGAGCCAGAGAACATGCAAGCTCAATCTTTACGAACGCTGATCGACCAGGCTGTTCAGAGAGATGGTTATATAG GAATGGGTCTCATAGCGGGTGCAGCAGCAGTGACAGGGTTGATAGTAGCAGGCTTGGTGAAACGTTCAAGGAGATAA
- a CDS encoding inorganic pyrophosphatase: protein MSGEYQTRIVGAANTLEHRVFLEKEGKVVSPFHDIPLFADESKTVLNMVVEVPRWTNAKLEISKEEAFNPIKQDIKKGKLRYVRNCFPHHGYIWNYGAFPQTWEDPNVKHPETGANGDNDPLDVCEIGEAVGYVGQVKQVKVLGIMALLDEGETDWKVLVVDVNDPLAPRLNDIEDVERHLPGLIRATNEWFRIYKIPDGKPENVFAFSGEAKSKKYAVEIIHECHEAWRKLVHGETAASTDAYNLAIHNTTVKGSKGVVSTSDSVYTSLPADSRKPAAPIDPSVDKSFFISSASA, encoded by the exons ATGTCAGGAGAATACCAAACTAGAATCGTTGGC GCTGCCAACACCCTCG AACACCGAGTCTTCCTTGAGAAAGAGGGCAAGGTCGTCTCCCCTTTCCA CGATATCCCTCTCTTCGCTGATGAGTCCAAGACCGTACTCAACA TGGTTGTTGAGGTACCAAGATGGACCAACGCCAAGTTGGAGATCTCTAAAGAGGAGGCTTTCAACCCTATCAAGCAAG ATATCAAGAAGGGTAAACTCCGATACGTCCGAAACTGTTTCCCTCACCACG GATACATCTGGAACTACGGTGCCTTCCCTCAAACATGGGAAGACCCCAACGTCAAGCACCCTGAAACCGGTGCCAACGGTGATAATGACCCTCTCGACGTTTGCGAGATTGGTGAAGCCGTAGGATACGTCGGTCAAGTCAAACAAGTTAAAGTCCTTGGTATCATGGCTCTTTTGGACGAAGGCGAAACAGATTGGAAAGTTCTCGTCGTCGATGTCAATGACCCATTGGCTCCTCGATTGAACGACATTGAAGATGTCGAGAGACACCTTCCTGGTTTGATCAGAGCTACCAACGAATGGTTCAGAATCTACAAAATCCCTGATGGTAAACCCGAG AACGTCTTCGCCTTCTCCGGTGAAGCCAAGTCCAAAAAATACGCCGTCGAGATCATTCACGAATGTCACGAGGCTTGGAGAAAATTGGTTCACGGTGAGACCGCCGCCAGCACCGATGCTTACAACTTGGCCAT CCACAACACCACCGTTAAAGGATCCAAGGGAGTCGTTTCCACCTCCGACAGCGTCTAcacttctcttcctgctgaTTCTAGAAAACCTGCTGCtcctatcgatccttccg TCGACAAGagtttcttcatctcttctgcttctgcctGA